CGTACCAGCCGAGCGTCGCTGACGATGGCGTCCAGCGGCACGTCCCACGGCTCCACCGGCAGCGAGTCGACCCGCTGACAGTCATGGGCCAGGCCGACCAGTCGCGGGCGCGGCCCCGGGTGACGGGTGAAGGCCAGGGTGCGGTCGTAGAAGCCGCCACCCATGCCCATGCGCTGGCCGGCGTCGTCGAAGCCCACCAGCGGCAGCAGGATCAGGTCCAGGGCCCAGGCCGCCAGGCGCCGGGCGCGATGGGCGCCATGACGGGTCTCGGGCTCGGGGATGCCGAAGCGGTTGCGGACCATGGGCGTATCGGCATGGTAGTGCACGAACCACAGGCGATTGCGTGACAGCGGCTTGAGCACCGGCAGATGAACCCGGGCGCCACGGTGCCGGAACCAGTCGATCAGGGGGGTGGGGTCGATCTCGCCGTCATTGGGCAGGTAGAGCGCCACGCGGCGGGCACGCTGCACTTCGGGCAGGCGGCGCAGCCTGAGGCACAGGTGTTCGCTGGCGCGTCGTCGCTGTTCGGGCGTCAGGGCGCGGCGGCGGCGGCGCAGTTCGCGACGCAACTCACGGCGTGAGCCATCGAAGCTCTCGAGAGAAAGGGGTGCGGCGGATGTCGGCATGAGAAGTGTCATGTGGACGAGGTTCCCCAGAGTGCCGCTGTCGTTCTGGCCCTTGAACCCAGTGGTTCAAGGTGGGTGGCCGCAGCCGAACCGTCAGGCTTTCCGACGCACGGACATGCACACGGGTCCGGCTAGCATATGGCCCCCTGGGTACTGCGCATAGGCTCGAGGGACGATAACGACTGGCAAACACCCCAGGGAACGCCTTCATCGTACCAGAGCCGGTGAGGGGCGGCCAATGGATTCCGGGGGCCGGGCTCAGCGCGGCTCCGGGGTGCCGGCCAGGGCCCGTTCCAGGCGCTCGCTCAGGGCGTCCAGGCTGCGCTCCCCCTCACGCTGGTTCTCCAGCGTCTCGAGCAGCTCATGGGTGATATTGAGCGCCGCCATGATGGCGATGCGCTCGCTGCCCAACAGGTTGTTCTGGGCGTGGATGCCGGTCATGGCGCGATCCAGGTAGCGGGCCGCACGCTCCAGCTTGGGCTCTTCCTCGGGGGAGCAGGCGATGACGTAGCTGCGTCCCAGCAGGGTGATCTCGGCGGTCGGCCGTGTTGCGTCGCTCATCGGGGGGCTCCGGCTCGACCCCGCGGGCCACGCTGGCCGCGCGTCCCTGGGGGCCGATGCGTTAACATCCAGTCAATACGGCATGGCCAGCCACTATAAGAGAGGCCTTCTCGAGCGGTCAACGCGCGGTGTCGATTAGCGCCCCGTCCCCGCCCGGCCAGCCACCGTCTATTCGGACACCATCCATACCAGGCACCAGGAGCCCCCATGTCCCTGATCGACGAACGCCAGGACTTTTCCACCATCGCCGACCTCTTCCTGCTCCACGGCAGCATGCAGTCACCGGCCTTCCTCGACGGGCAGCTGTGTGCCCGGCTCGCCATGCACGATATCGACCCCGCTGCCTGGCTGGAGGAGGTGTGCCTGGTGCTGGGCGTCGAGCAGCCGCGTGACGAGCCCTCCGCGGAGCGCTTCCTGGCCTGGCGCCGCCAGACCCTGGATGCGCTCTCCGGCGGCGAGCTCGGTTACGAACCGCTGCTGCCCGATGAGCTCTTCTCGCTGGCCGAGCGTGCCCGGGGCCTGAAGGAGTGGACCCAGGGCTTCCTGGAAGTGATCGAGGATGCCGGCGAGGCGCCCCGGGAGGCATGGTCCACGGCACTGCGCGAGGCGCTGGAGGATCTGCAGGGAATCGCCGCCATGCCCGCCGATCTCGAGGAGAGCGCCGAGAACGAAGGCGACCTCTTTGCCCTGGCCGAGCACGCCCGCATGGCGGCCATGCTGCTCTACACCGAGCAGCATCCCGGCAGGCCCCAGGTCGAGGATGCCGAAACCCCCACCCGCCACTGAAACACCATCATCGACAAGGAGTCCCCATGCTGCCCGAGACCCTGCCTCGCCCAGCGCCGATCGCCAATGCCGACTACCGACTGCGCCGCCAGGCGTTGATGGCCGCCCTGCCCGCCGACAGCGCCGTGCTGCTGCCCGGTGCCTCCCTGGTCACCCGATCGCGGGACAGCGAGTTCCCCTTCCGCCAGGACAGCGACTTCCACTACCTCACCGGCTTCCCCGAGCCCGATGCCCTGCTGCTGCTGCTCCCGGGGCGTGTCGAGGGCGAGAGCGTGCTGTTCTGCCAGGATCGTGACCCGACGCTGGAGGCCTGGACCGGCATCCGGTTGGGCGCCGAAGGAGCCGTCCGTGAGCACGGCGTCGACCAGGCCCTCGAGAACGCCGAGCGCGGCGAGCGCCTCGCGGCCCTGCTCGATGGTCGCCGCACGCTCTACCTGGCGCTGGACAGCGAGCAGGCGCTGGCGCTGGCCGAGGAGGTACGCGCCGAGCTGGTGTCGCGGGTGCGGCGCGGGGCGCGCCCCCCCGAGGCCTTCGCCGATGTGGCACCGCTGCTCCATGAGGCGCGGCTGGTCAAGAGCCCGGCGGAGCTGGCCCTGCTGCGGCATGCCGCGGAGATCTCGGCGCGTGGTCACATGCGCGCCATGCGTGCGTCGCGCCCCGGACTTGCGGAGTACCAGCTGCAGGCGGAGCTGGAGCATGAGTTCCGCTGGCAGGGCGGCAGCGGTCCCGCCTATGCCAGCATCGTCGGTGGCGGCGCCAATGCCTGTGTGCTGCACTACATCGAGAATCGCGCCCCGCTCAAGGACGGTGACCTAGTGCTGATCGATGCCGGGGCCGAGTTCGAGCTGTATGCCGGCGACATCACGCGCACCTTTCCGGTCAATGGCCGTTTCAGCGATGCCCAGCGGGCGCTCTACGCGGTGGTGCTGGGGGTCCAGGAGCGTGCGGTGGCCGCGGTGCGCCCCGGCACCACCCTGGCGGCGATCCACACCGAGGTGGTGCGCGGCCTGACCGAGGGGCTGATCCACCTGGGTCTGCTCGAGGGCGAGGTGCAGGCGCGCATCGATGACGAGAGCTACCGGCGCTTCTACCTGCACTCTACCTCCCACTGGCTGGGGCTGGATGTCCATGACGTGGGGCTCTATCGCCGCGATGGTGAACCCCGGCCGCTGGTCCCGGGCATGGTGCTCACCGTGGAACCGGGGCTCTACATACCCGCCGACGACGACATACCCGAGGCCTTGCGTGGCATCGGCATCCGCATCGAGGACGATGTCGTGGTGACCGACGAGGGACACGAGGTGCTGACCGCCTCCGTCCCGAAATCGGTAGAGGCTATAGAGGCGCTGTTGGCTGGTAAGTGATCGCTCCATCAGGTCTGCTTCTTTTTTTATGTAATATACATTATGAAATATTCAGCTGAGGTGGCGCCATGAGTCCCGGTACAACATCTCCTGTTACATCGGGTACGAAGACGGTGGATATCGCCATCGTCGGTGGCGGACTGGTGGGGGCCAGCCTGGCCTGTGCACTGGCACCGCTGATCGAGCGGCACGGGCTATCGGTGGCGGTGATCGAGGCGTCGCCCATCCTCGACCTGGCCTCCGCCCCCTGGCAGCCCAGCTTCGATGCCCGGGCCAGCGCGATCTCCCTGGGGACCGCCCTGCACTTCACCGACATGGGGGTGTGGCCGGAGATGGCCGAGGAGGCCGCCGCGATCCGCCGTATCCATGTCAGCGAGCGCGGCCACTTCGGTGCCACCCGCCTCGATGCCCGGGAGCTGAGCGTGGAGGCGCTGGGCCATGTGGTCCCCAATGCCTGGATGGGGCGTGTGTTGCACCGGCGCCTCACGGGGTTGCCGCTGGCCTGGTACTGCCCGGACCGGGTCGAGACGATCGAGCCGGCCGAGGGGGGATATCGCCTGGCGCTCGACTCTGGCGCCAAGCTCCAGGCCCGTCTCACGGTGCTGGCCGATGGCGGGCGCTCGGGGCTCAAGGAGCGCCTGGGCATCGCCAGCGATGCCCAGCCCTATGACCAGGTGGCGCTGATCGCCAGCGTCGAGATGAGCCGCCCCCACCAGGGGGTCGCCTGGGAGCGCTTCACCCGCGAGGGGCCGATCGCCCTGTTGCCGCTGCGCGGGCAGGCCATGGAACTGGTGTGGACCCACGCCGCGGGCGAGGAAAGGCGACGCCTGTCCCTCGCGGAGGGCGACTTCCTGGCCGAGCTGCAGGCCGCCTTCGGTGATCGCGCGGGCCGCTTTCGGCGCGTGGGCAGCCGCCACGCCTACCCGCTGAGTCTGGTCACGGCGCGAGAGACGACCCGGCCGGGGCTTGCCGTGCTGGGCAATGCCGCCCATGCCCTGCACCCGGTGGCCGGCCAGGGTTTCAACCTGGCGCTACGCGGGGTCATGGACCTGGTGGCCTCGCTGGAGGCGGGACTGGCGGCGGGACGACCGGTCGGTGATGCCGGGGTGCTCGAGGCATTCGATGCCCGGCGCGACGCCGACCGTCGCAACGTGATCCGCTTCAGCGACGGCCTGGTGAGACTGTTCGGCATCGACAGCCGGCTGCTCGGCCATGCACGAGCCGCCGGGCTGATCGGCCTCAACCTGGCCGGCCCACTGCGACGTGACCTGGCCAGGCGCGCCATGGGGTTGGAAAGGTGAGAGTTGGAGAGGTGAGGGCTGGAGAGATGAGTGCCGCACAGCAGGAGCATGAGGATGCAAGAGGGAGCAAAGGCATGAGGGATGAAGGCGGGGAGAGGGCAACCGGCCCGGGGGAAGATCACCATGAGGTGATCGTCGTCGGCGGGGGCATGGTGGGGGCCGCACTGGCGGTGCTGCTCGGCGAGGCGGGGGTCGAAGTGGCCCTGGTGGATGCTAGGCCCGCCCTGCTGGACCCCGAGGCAGTGGGGCGTGGCCGGCCGGCGCGCCGCGTGAGCGCATTGACGCCGGTCTCGCAGCGGCTGCTGGAGGGGCTGGGTGCCTGGCCGTGGATGGCGGCGCGGCGCGTGAGCCCCTACCGCTACATGCAGGTGTGGGACGCCGAGGGCAGCGGTGAGGTCGACTTCTCCGCCGACCAGGCCGGCCTGGCTGTGCTCGGGCATATCGTCGAGAACGACGTCACCCTGGCCGCCCTGGAGCGGCGCCTGGTGGCGCTCCCCTCGGTTCATCTCTGCCTGGGGGCCCGGGTCGAAGGGCTGGAGGGCGGCGCCGGGGAACGTCGCGTCCTGCTGGCCGACGGTCGGCGTTTGAGTGCCCCCCTGGTGATGGCCGCGGATGGCGCCCGCTCGCCGTTGCGCAACCTGGCGGGCATCGCCGTCAGTGAGCGCGATACCGGCCACGTGGGCTTGGTGACCACAGTGCGCGTCGCGGCGCCCCATGGCGAAGTGGCGCGGCAGGCCTTCCTGCCCGGCGGACCGCTGGCCTTCCTGCCGCTGGCGGTGGACGGGGACGAGCAGCACTGCTCCATCGTCTGGTCCACGTCACCCGCCGAGGCCGAGCGCCTGGCCGGCCTCGAACGCGAGGCGCTGGGGGAGGCGCTGGCGGCGGCCATCGACCACCGTCTGGGGCAGGTGACGGTGCTGGATGAGGCGGTGGGTTTCCCGCTGGTGCAGCGCCACGCCGAGCGTTATACCCTGCCCGGCTTCGCCCTGGTGGGTGACGCCGCCCACGGCATCCATCCCCTGGCAGGCCAGGGCGTCAACCTGGGGCTGATGGATGCCGCGGTGCTGGCCGAGGAGCTGCTGGCGGCACGCCAGCGGGGCGTGATGCCGGGTGACGAGCGG
The Halomonas sp. H10-9-1 DNA segment above includes these coding regions:
- a CDS encoding 5-formyltetrahydrofolate cyclo-ligase → MPTSAAPLSLESFDGSRRELRRELRRRRRALTPEQRRRASEHLCLRLRRLPEVQRARRVALYLPNDGEIDPTPLIDWFRHRGARVHLPVLKPLSRNRLWFVHYHADTPMVRNRFGIPEPETRHGAHRARRLAAWALDLILLPLVGFDDAGQRMGMGGGFYDRTLAFTRHPGPRPRLVGLAHDCQRVDSLPVEPWDVPLDAIVSDARLVRP
- a CDS encoding cell division protein ZapA; amino-acid sequence: MSDATRPTAEITLLGRSYVIACSPEEEPKLERAARYLDRAMTGIHAQNNLLGSERIAIMAALNITHELLETLENQREGERSLDALSERLERALAGTPEPR
- a CDS encoding UPF0149 family protein, producing the protein MSLIDERQDFSTIADLFLLHGSMQSPAFLDGQLCARLAMHDIDPAAWLEEVCLVLGVEQPRDEPSAERFLAWRRQTLDALSGGELGYEPLLPDELFSLAERARGLKEWTQGFLEVIEDAGEAPREAWSTALREALEDLQGIAAMPADLEESAENEGDLFALAEHARMAAMLLYTEQHPGRPQVEDAETPTRH
- the pepP gene encoding Xaa-Pro aminopeptidase, encoding MLPETLPRPAPIANADYRLRRQALMAALPADSAVLLPGASLVTRSRDSEFPFRQDSDFHYLTGFPEPDALLLLLPGRVEGESVLFCQDRDPTLEAWTGIRLGAEGAVREHGVDQALENAERGERLAALLDGRRTLYLALDSEQALALAEEVRAELVSRVRRGARPPEAFADVAPLLHEARLVKSPAELALLRHAAEISARGHMRAMRASRPGLAEYQLQAELEHEFRWQGGSGPAYASIVGGGANACVLHYIENRAPLKDGDLVLIDAGAEFELYAGDITRTFPVNGRFSDAQRALYAVVLGVQERAVAAVRPGTTLAAIHTEVVRGLTEGLIHLGLLEGEVQARIDDESYRRFYLHSTSHWLGLDVHDVGLYRRDGEPRPLVPGMVLTVEPGLYIPADDDIPEALRGIGIRIEDDVVVTDEGHEVLTASVPKSVEAIEALLAGK
- the ubiH gene encoding 2-octaprenyl-6-methoxyphenyl hydroxylase; this encodes MSPGTTSPVTSGTKTVDIAIVGGGLVGASLACALAPLIERHGLSVAVIEASPILDLASAPWQPSFDARASAISLGTALHFTDMGVWPEMAEEAAAIRRIHVSERGHFGATRLDARELSVEALGHVVPNAWMGRVLHRRLTGLPLAWYCPDRVETIEPAEGGYRLALDSGAKLQARLTVLADGGRSGLKERLGIASDAQPYDQVALIASVEMSRPHQGVAWERFTREGPIALLPLRGQAMELVWTHAAGEERRRLSLAEGDFLAELQAAFGDRAGRFRRVGSRHAYPLSLVTARETTRPGLAVLGNAAHALHPVAGQGFNLALRGVMDLVASLEAGLAAGRPVGDAGVLEAFDARRDADRRNVIRFSDGLVRLFGIDSRLLGHARAAGLIGLNLAGPLRRDLARRAMGLER
- a CDS encoding UbiH/UbiF/VisC/COQ6 family ubiquinone biosynthesis hydroxylase → MRDEGGERATGPGEDHHEVIVVGGGMVGAALAVLLGEAGVEVALVDARPALLDPEAVGRGRPARRVSALTPVSQRLLEGLGAWPWMAARRVSPYRYMQVWDAEGSGEVDFSADQAGLAVLGHIVENDVTLAALERRLVALPSVHLCLGARVEGLEGGAGERRVLLADGRRLSAPLVMAADGARSPLRNLAGIAVSERDTGHVGLVTTVRVAAPHGEVARQAFLPGGPLAFLPLAVDGDEQHCSIVWSTSPAEAERLAGLEREALGEALAAAIDHRLGQVTVLDEAVGFPLVQRHAERYTLPGFALVGDAAHGIHPLAGQGVNLGLMDAAVLAEELLAARQRGVMPGDERVLARYARRRRGDNAGMLALMDGFRLLFGARHPALSLARNLGMSGVDRLVPLKRLLLQQATGQRGRLPASCR